A genomic region of Campylobacter corcagiensis contains the following coding sequences:
- a CDS encoding type II asparaginase encodes MKKILSLMFVFVVATFAKPTIYILATGGTIAGGSSGELNASYTSGAIGVDKLISAVPKINEIANIKGEQISNIGSHHMNNDVWLKLANRVNEILNDENADGVVITHGTDSIEESAYFLNLVVKSNKPVVFVGAMRAATSMSADGPLNIFNAVSVAIDKNSFNKGVLLVMNDEIHKAREVSKTNTTNVAAFTSSNAGKIGIVNYGKVEYFDEKKHTLNSEFSVKNLTKLPKVDILYAHTTDNEDLVNFCVENGAKGIVVAGMGSGSLYPSVEKALVEVMKKGVVVVRSNRVGSGTTDAGPGVSLYDEKYGFISANTLNPQKARVLLMLALTKTDDIEKIREIFRTY; translated from the coding sequence ATGAAAAAAATCCTTAGTTTGATGTTTGTCTTTGTTGTGGCTACTTTTGCAAAGCCAACTATCTATATCCTTGCAACTGGTGGGACGATCGCTGGTGGAAGTAGTGGGGAGCTAAATGCTTCATACACTTCTGGTGCGATTGGGGTTGATAAGCTCATATCAGCAGTTCCAAAAATAAACGAAATCGCAAACATCAAAGGCGAACAAATCTCAAATATCGGCTCTCATCATATGAATAATGATGTCTGGCTAAAACTAGCAAATAGAGTAAATGAAATTTTAAACGATGAAAACGCTGATGGTGTTGTGATAACTCATGGAACTGACAGCATTGAAGAGAGTGCTTATTTTCTAAATTTAGTTGTAAAAAGCAATAAACCTGTTGTTTTTGTTGGAGCTATGAGAGCAGCAACTTCGATGAGTGCAGATGGTCCTTTAAATATTTTTAACGCAGTAAGCGTGGCAATAGACAAAAATAGCTTTAATAAAGGCGTTTTACTCGTTATGAATGATGAAATCCACAAAGCCAGAGAGGTAAGCAAAACAAACACCACAAATGTCGCAGCTTTTACCTCATCAAATGCTGGTAAAATCGGCATTGTAAATTACGGCAAGGTTGAGTATTTTGATGAGAAAAAACATACTTTAAATAGTGAATTTTCAGTTAAAAATTTAACCAAACTTCCAAAAGTTGATATTTTATACGCTCATACAACAGATAACGAAGACTTAGTAAATTTTTGCGTAGAAAATGGAGCAAAAGGCATAGTCGTAGCTGGAATGGGAAGTGGAAGTCTTTATCCAAGTGTGGAAAAAGCTTTGGTAGAGGTTATGAAAAAAGGCGTTGTTGTGGTTAGATCAAATAGAGTTGGAAGTGGCACAACTGATGCAGGACCAGGGGTTAGTTTATATGATGAAAAATATGGCTTTATTTCTGCAAATACCCTAAATCCACAAAAAGCAAGGGTTTTATTAATGCTTGCACTTACAAAAACAGATGATATAGAAAAAATAAGAGAAATTTTTAGAACTTATTAA